Proteins found in one Quercus robur chromosome 2, dhQueRobu3.1, whole genome shotgun sequence genomic segment:
- the LOC126713604 gene encoding peroxidase 12 produces MAASFTSSFPLFMLLISSLLLLGSFACASEKQYAASAPVNKGLSSAFYESSCPDLESIVRKQLKKIFKKDIGQAAGLLRLHFHDCFVQGCDASVLLDGSASGPSEQNAIPNQTLRAKAFEIIEALRELIHKECGRIVSCADIVALAARDSVVLSGGPEYSVPLGRRDGQSFATQDVTEDLLPSPRSNASTLIEKLATNQKLDATDLVALSGGHTIGLGHCSSFTERLYPTQDPTMAKTFANDLKEVCPKSDTNATTVLDKRSPNKFDNKYYVDLMNREGLFTSDQDLYTDSRTKGIVESFALDEELFFEQFAKSMIKMGQLSVLTGKKGEIRADCSVRNSDNAKLKTVVEEDVDVEAHSEL; encoded by the exons ATGGCTGCTagttttacttcttcttttcccttgttcATGCTTTTGATCTCTTCTCTTTTATTACTGGGTTCCTTTGCTTGTGCCTCAGAGAAACAATACGCTGCCTCTGCCCCTGTAAACAAAGGACTGTCATCGGCGTTCTACGAATCAAGCTGCCCTGACCTTGAATCAATTGTCAGAAAACAGCTTAAGAAGATCTTCAAGAAAGACATTGGCCAAGCCGCTGGCTTACTGCGTCTTCATTTCCATGACTGCTTTGTTCAG GGATGTGATGCTTCGGTGTTGCTTGATGGATCAGCCAGTGGTCCAAGTGAGCAGAACGCAATTCCAAACCAGACTTTGAGGGCTAAGGCATTTGAGATCATTGAGGCTCTACGTGAGCTTATCCACAAGGAGTGCGGAAGAATCGTCTCCTGTGCTGACATAGTTGCTCTCGCTGCTCGTGACTCTGTTGTCCtg TCAGGAGGCCCTGAATACAGTGTGCCATTAGGAAGGCGGGACGGACAAAGCTTTGCTACACAAGACGTAACAGAGGACCTCCTACCCTCACCCAGAAGTAACGCTAGTACCCTTATTGAAAAACTGGCCACCAATCAAAAACTTGATGCCACCGATTTGGTAGCCCTCTCTGGTGGCCACACCATTGGTCTTGGCCACTGCAGTTCTTTCACCGAGCGGCTCTACCCAACCCAAGACCCTACTATGGCCAAAACATTCGCCAATGACCTCAAAGAAGTATGTCCCAAATCAGATACCAATGCCACCACCGTCTTGGACAAGCGGTCTCCTAATAAATTTGATAACAAGTACTATGTTGACCTCATGAATCGCGAAGGACTATTCACTTCAGACCAAGACTTGTACACGGATAGCAGGACTAAGGGCATTGTTGAAAGCTTTGCTCTTGATGAGGAGCTTTTCTTTGAGCAGTTTGCAAAATCCATGATCAAAATGGGACAACTGAGTGTGTTGACAGGCAAAAAAGGAGAAATTCGGGCAGATTGCTCTGTGAGGAACTCTGATaatgcaaaactgaaaaccGTGGTGGAAGAGGATGTGGACGTGGAAGCTCATTCTGAGTTGTAA